The proteins below are encoded in one region of Struthio camelus isolate bStrCam1 chromosome 11, bStrCam1.hap1, whole genome shotgun sequence:
- the LOC104150632 gene encoding nuclear cap-binding protein subunit 2 codes for MSGLLHTTLSGLNSDSYCEISQYRDQHFRGSRQLQEKSLKISSTLYVGNLSFYTTEEQIQELFSKCGDVKRIVMGLDKIKKTPCGFCFVEYYTRADAEHAMRFINGTRLDDRIIRTDWDAGFKEGRQYGRGKTGGQVRDEYRTDYDVGRGGFGKIIQMQKANHQPAIY; via the exons ATGTCGGGGCTGCTCCACACCACGCTGAGCGGGCTCAACAGCGACTCCTACTGCGAGATCAGCCAGTACCGCGACCAGCACTTCCGG GgtagcaggcagctgcaggagaaatCCCTCAAAATTTCCTCCACGCTGTACGTGGGCAACCTGTCCTTCTACACCACCGAGGAGCAGATCCAGGAGCTTTTCTCCAAGTGCGGGGACGTCAAGAGGATTGTCATGGGGCTGGACAAGATCAAGAAAACTCCCTGCGGCTTCTGCTTCGTAGA ATACTACACAAGAGCAGATGCTGAACACGCAATGCGATTTATCAATGGCACCAGACTAGATGACCGCATCATTCGAACTGACTGGGATGCAGGATTTAAGGAAGGGCGACAGTATGGGAGAGGAAAGACTGGAGGACAG GTGCGAGATGAGTACCGGACAGACTACGATGTGGGAAGAGGCGGCTTTGGCAAGATCATTCAGATGCAGAAGGCAAACCATCAGCCTGCAATCTATTAA
- the LOC104150633 gene encoding serine protease 23-like, translating into MLSYRCLGGGAASRRRMGGRRPAAGRRAGARLWHPRNPPRGRRRSGRMTCCQVVAALLLAFLHSAAAGDPIPALVPQSTRQLAKPRFSAQPVLELTTRCDEACAQREAALTPQDFQEYLSYETVYANGTRTLTTVELSPRESGLERRWRRRRVRHKRQIYGIDGRFSISGNHFLMDYPFSATVKISTGCTGVLVSERHVLTAAHCIHDGKDYVRGAKKIKVGFLTLVQSAGNRTERLAMRWARVQRTRVPKGWIRGSNSVSMDYDYALLELRRPHQRPHMKLTVAPAVEEMAGKRIHFSGFDSDRPGELVYRFCGVEDETAHLIYQHCDARPGASGSGVYGKVWDPVQHKWERKVIGVFSGHQWLEVGGEQHDYNVAVRLSALKFAQICYWIKGDYKSCQNE; encoded by the exons ATGCTTTCCTACAG GTGCCTGGGCGGCGGAGCGGCGTCGAGGCGGCGGATGGGTGGGAGGcgtcccgcggcggggcggcgagcAGGCGCCCGGCTCTGGCATCCCAGGAATCCACCTCGGGGCAGACGGAG gTCTGGCAGGATGACTTGTTGCCAGGTGGTTGCTGCGCTCTTGCTTGCCTTTCTTCACAGCGCTGCAGCTGGTGACCCGATTCCTGCTCTCGTTCCCCAGTCCACGCGGCAGCTAGCCAAACCGCGGTTCTCGGCACAGCCCGTCCTGGAGCTGACGACACGCTGTGACGAAGCTTGTGCCCAGCGGGAGGCTGCCTTGACGCCCCAGGATTTCCAGGAGTATCTCTCTTACGAGACGGTGTACGCCAACGGCACCCGCACCCTCACCACAGTGGAACTGAGCCCGCGGGAGAGCGGCCTGGAGAGGAGGTGGCGGAGGCGGCGTGTGCGGCACAAGCGGCAGATTTATGGCATAGATGGGCGGTTCTCCATCAGCGGGAACCACTTCCTGATGGACTACCCCTTCTCGGCTACCGTCAAGATCTCCACAGGGTGCACAGGGGTGCTCGTGTCTGAGCGGCACGTCCTTACTGCTGCCCATTGCATTCACGATGGCAAAGACTACGTGAGGGGGGCCAAGAAGATCAAGGTGGGTTTCCTAACGCTGGTGCAGAGCGCTGGCAACAGGACGGAGAGGCTGGCGATGCGCTGGGCACGTGTGCAGCGCACACGGGTGCCTAAGGGCTGGATTAGGGGCTCCAACTCGGTCAGCATGGACTACGACTATGCCCTTTTGGAGCTGCGCAGGCCACACCAGCGCCCGCACATGAAGCTGACGGTGGCTCCAGCAGTGGAGGAGATGGCTGGGAAGAGGATTCATTTCTCGGGGTTTGACAGTGACCGGCCAGGCGAGCTGGTATACCGCTTCTGCGGGGTGGAAGATGAGACGGCCCACCTCATCTATCAGCACTGTGATGCCAGGCCTGGTGCATCTGGCTCTGGGGTATACGGCAAAGTGTGGGACCCCGTTCAACACAAATGGGAGAGGAAGGTGATTGGGGTCTTCTCAGGGCACCAGTGGCTGGAAGTAGGTGGGGAGCAGCATGACTATAATGTTGCTGTTCGCCTGAGCGCTTTGAAGTTTGCTCAGATTTGTTACTGGATCAAAGGAGACTATAAAAGCTGTCAGAATGAATGA